Proteins encoded together in one Capricornis sumatraensis isolate serow.1 chromosome 3, serow.2, whole genome shotgun sequence window:
- the SRSF10 gene encoding serine/arginine-rich splicing factor 10 isoform X3: MSRYLRPPNTSLFVRNVADDTRSEDLRREFGRYGPIVDVYVPLDFYTRRPRGFAYVQFEDVRDAEDALHNLDRKWICGRQIEIQFAQGDRKTPNQMKAKEGRNVYSSSRYDDYDRYRRSRSRSYDRRRSRSRSFDYNYRRSYSPRNSRPTGRPRRSRSHSDNDRFKHRNRSFSRSKSNSRSRSKSQPKKEMKAKSRSRPNCSWNTQYSSAYYTSRKI, translated from the exons ATGTCCCGGTACCTGCGCCCCCCCAACACGTCTCTCTTCGTGAGGAACGTGGCCGACGATACCAG GTCTGAAGACTTACGTCGGGAATTTGGTCGTTATGGTCCTATAGTTGATGTGTATGTTCCACTTGATTTCTACACTCGTCGTCCAAGAGGATTTGCATATGTTCA ATTTGAGGATGTTCGTGATGCCGAAGATGCTTTACATAATTTGGACAGAAAGTGGATTTGTGGACGCCAGATTGAAATACAGTTTGCACAGGGGGATCGAAAGA CTCCAAATCAGATGAAAGCCAAGGAAGGGAGGAATGTGTATAGTTCTTCACGCTATGATGATTATGACAGATACAGACGTTCTAGAAGCCGAAGTTATGACAGAAGAAGATCAAGAAGTCGGTCCTTCGATTACAACTATAGAAGATCTTATAGTCCTAGAAA CAGTAGACCGACTGGAAGACCACGGCGTAGCAGAAGCCATTCCGACAATGATAG ATTCAAACACCGAAATCGATCTTTTTCAAGATCTAAATCCAATTCAAGATCACGGTCCAAGTCCCAGcccaagaaagaaatgaaggcTAAATCACGTTCTAG ACCAAACTGCAGCTGGAATACCCAGTACAGTTCTGCTTACTACACTTCAAGAAAGATCTGA
- the SRSF10 gene encoding serine/arginine-rich splicing factor 10 isoform X6 encodes MSRYLRPPNTSLFVRNVADDTRSEDLRREFGRYGPIVDVYVPLDFYTRRPRGFAYVQFEDVRDAEDALHNLDRKWICGRQIEIQFAQGDRKTPNQMKAKEGRNVYSSSRYDDYDRYRRSRSRSYDRRRSRSRSFDYNYRRSYSPRNSRPTGRPRRSRSHSDNDSQVNKKNNDR; translated from the exons ATGTCCCGGTACCTGCGCCCCCCCAACACGTCTCTCTTCGTGAGGAACGTGGCCGACGATACCAG GTCTGAAGACTTACGTCGGGAATTTGGTCGTTATGGTCCTATAGTTGATGTGTATGTTCCACTTGATTTCTACACTCGTCGTCCAAGAGGATTTGCATATGTTCA ATTTGAGGATGTTCGTGATGCCGAAGATGCTTTACATAATTTGGACAGAAAGTGGATTTGTGGACGCCAGATTGAAATACAGTTTGCACAGGGGGATCGAAAGA CTCCAAATCAGATGAAAGCCAAGGAAGGGAGGAATGTGTATAGTTCTTCACGCTATGATGATTATGACAGATACAGACGTTCTAGAAGCCGAAGTTATGACAGAAGAAGATCAAGAAGTCGGTCCTTCGATTACAACTATAGAAGATCTTATAGTCCTAGAAA CAGTAGACCGACTGGAAGACCACGGCGTAGCAGAAGCCATTCCGACAATGATAG CCAAGTAAACAAGAAGAATAATGACAGATAA
- the SRSF10 gene encoding serine/arginine-rich splicing factor 10 isoform X2, with product MSRYLRPPNTSLFVRNVADDTRSEDLRREFGRYGPIVDVYVPLDFYTRRPRGFAYVQFEDVRDAEDALHNLDRKWICGRQIEIQFAQGDRKTPNQMKAKEGRNVYSSSRYDDYDRYRRSRSRSYDRRRSRSRSFDYNYRRSYSPRNRPTGRPRRSRSHSDNDRFKHRNRSFSRSKSNSRSRSKSQPKKEMKAKSRSRSASHTKTRGTSKTDSKTHYKSGSRYEKESRKKEPPRSKSQSRSQSRSRSKSRSRSWTSPKSSGH from the exons ATGTCCCGGTACCTGCGCCCCCCCAACACGTCTCTCTTCGTGAGGAACGTGGCCGACGATACCAG GTCTGAAGACTTACGTCGGGAATTTGGTCGTTATGGTCCTATAGTTGATGTGTATGTTCCACTTGATTTCTACACTCGTCGTCCAAGAGGATTTGCATATGTTCA ATTTGAGGATGTTCGTGATGCCGAAGATGCTTTACATAATTTGGACAGAAAGTGGATTTGTGGACGCCAGATTGAAATACAGTTTGCACAGGGGGATCGAAAGA CTCCAAATCAGATGAAAGCCAAGGAAGGGAGGAATGTGTATAGTTCTTCACGCTATGATGATTATGACAGATACAGACGTTCTAGAAGCCGAAGTTATGACAGAAGAAGATCAAGAAGTCGGTCCTTCGATTACAACTATAGAAGATCTTATAGTCCTAGAAA TAGACCGACTGGAAGACCACGGCGTAGCAGAAGCCATTCCGACAATGATAG ATTCAAACACCGAAATCGATCTTTTTCAAGATCTAAATCCAATTCAAGATCACGGTCCAAGTCCCAGcccaagaaagaaatgaaggcTAAATCACGTTCTAGGTCTGCATCTCACACCAAAACTAGAGGCACCTCTAAAACAGATTCCAAAACACATTATAAGTCTGGCTCAAGATATGAAAAGGaatcaaggaaaaaagaaccaCCTAGATCCAAATCTCAGTCAAGATCACAGTCTAGGTCTAGGTCAAAATCTAGGTCAAGGTCTTGGACTAGTCCTAAGTCCAGTGGCCACTGA
- the SRSF10 gene encoding serine/arginine-rich splicing factor 10 isoform X7, which yields MSRYLRPPNTSLFVRNVADDTRSEDLRREFGRYGPIVDVYVPLDFYTRRPRGFAYVQFEDVRDAEDALHNLDRKWICGRQIEIQFAQGDRKTPNQMKAKEGRNVYSSSRYDDYDRYRRSRSRSYDRRRSRSRSFDYNYRRSYSPRNRPTGRPRRSRSHSDNDSQVNKKNNDR from the exons ATGTCCCGGTACCTGCGCCCCCCCAACACGTCTCTCTTCGTGAGGAACGTGGCCGACGATACCAG GTCTGAAGACTTACGTCGGGAATTTGGTCGTTATGGTCCTATAGTTGATGTGTATGTTCCACTTGATTTCTACACTCGTCGTCCAAGAGGATTTGCATATGTTCA ATTTGAGGATGTTCGTGATGCCGAAGATGCTTTACATAATTTGGACAGAAAGTGGATTTGTGGACGCCAGATTGAAATACAGTTTGCACAGGGGGATCGAAAGA CTCCAAATCAGATGAAAGCCAAGGAAGGGAGGAATGTGTATAGTTCTTCACGCTATGATGATTATGACAGATACAGACGTTCTAGAAGCCGAAGTTATGACAGAAGAAGATCAAGAAGTCGGTCCTTCGATTACAACTATAGAAGATCTTATAGTCCTAGAAA TAGACCGACTGGAAGACCACGGCGTAGCAGAAGCCATTCCGACAATGATAG CCAAGTAAACAAGAAGAATAATGACAGATAA
- the SRSF10 gene encoding serine/arginine-rich splicing factor 10 isoform X8 — translation MSRYLRPPNTSLFVRNVADDTRSEDLRREFGRYGPIVDVYVPLDFYTRRPRGFAYVQFEDVRDAEDALHNLDRKWICGRQIEIQFAQGDRKTPNQMKAKEGRNVYSSSRYDDYDRYRRSRSRSYDRRRSRSRSFDYNYRRSYSPRKPNCSWNTQYSSAYYTSRKI, via the exons ATGTCCCGGTACCTGCGCCCCCCCAACACGTCTCTCTTCGTGAGGAACGTGGCCGACGATACCAG GTCTGAAGACTTACGTCGGGAATTTGGTCGTTATGGTCCTATAGTTGATGTGTATGTTCCACTTGATTTCTACACTCGTCGTCCAAGAGGATTTGCATATGTTCA ATTTGAGGATGTTCGTGATGCCGAAGATGCTTTACATAATTTGGACAGAAAGTGGATTTGTGGACGCCAGATTGAAATACAGTTTGCACAGGGGGATCGAAAGA CTCCAAATCAGATGAAAGCCAAGGAAGGGAGGAATGTGTATAGTTCTTCACGCTATGATGATTATGACAGATACAGACGTTCTAGAAGCCGAAGTTATGACAGAAGAAGATCAAGAAGTCGGTCCTTCGATTACAACTATAGAAGATCTTATAGTCCTAGAAA ACCAAACTGCAGCTGGAATACCCAGTACAGTTCTGCTTACTACACTTCAAGAAAGATCTGA
- the SRSF10 gene encoding serine/arginine-rich splicing factor 10 isoform X4: MSRYLRPPNTSLFVRNVADDTRSEDLRREFGRYGPIVDVYVPLDFYTRRPRGFAYVQFEDVRDAEDALHNLDRKWICGRQIEIQFAQGDRKTPNQMKAKEGRNVYSSSRYDDYDRYRRSRSRSYDRRRSRSRSFDYNYRRSYSPRNSRPTGRPRRSRSHSDNDRPNCSWNTQYSSAYYTSRKI; this comes from the exons ATGTCCCGGTACCTGCGCCCCCCCAACACGTCTCTCTTCGTGAGGAACGTGGCCGACGATACCAG GTCTGAAGACTTACGTCGGGAATTTGGTCGTTATGGTCCTATAGTTGATGTGTATGTTCCACTTGATTTCTACACTCGTCGTCCAAGAGGATTTGCATATGTTCA ATTTGAGGATGTTCGTGATGCCGAAGATGCTTTACATAATTTGGACAGAAAGTGGATTTGTGGACGCCAGATTGAAATACAGTTTGCACAGGGGGATCGAAAGA CTCCAAATCAGATGAAAGCCAAGGAAGGGAGGAATGTGTATAGTTCTTCACGCTATGATGATTATGACAGATACAGACGTTCTAGAAGCCGAAGTTATGACAGAAGAAGATCAAGAAGTCGGTCCTTCGATTACAACTATAGAAGATCTTATAGTCCTAGAAA CAGTAGACCGACTGGAAGACCACGGCGTAGCAGAAGCCATTCCGACAATGATAG ACCAAACTGCAGCTGGAATACCCAGTACAGTTCTGCTTACTACACTTCAAGAAAGATCTGA
- the SRSF10 gene encoding serine/arginine-rich splicing factor 10 isoform X5: MSRYLRPPNTSLFVRNVADDTRSEDLRREFGRYGPIVDVYVPLDFYTRRPRGFAYVQFEDVRDAEDALHNLDRKWICGRQIEIQFAQGDRKTPNQMKAKEGRNVYSSSRYDDYDRYRRSRSRSYDRRRSRSRSFDYNYRRSYSPRNRPTGRPRRSRSHSDNDRPNCSWNTQYSSAYYTSRKI, encoded by the exons ATGTCCCGGTACCTGCGCCCCCCCAACACGTCTCTCTTCGTGAGGAACGTGGCCGACGATACCAG GTCTGAAGACTTACGTCGGGAATTTGGTCGTTATGGTCCTATAGTTGATGTGTATGTTCCACTTGATTTCTACACTCGTCGTCCAAGAGGATTTGCATATGTTCA ATTTGAGGATGTTCGTGATGCCGAAGATGCTTTACATAATTTGGACAGAAAGTGGATTTGTGGACGCCAGATTGAAATACAGTTTGCACAGGGGGATCGAAAGA CTCCAAATCAGATGAAAGCCAAGGAAGGGAGGAATGTGTATAGTTCTTCACGCTATGATGATTATGACAGATACAGACGTTCTAGAAGCCGAAGTTATGACAGAAGAAGATCAAGAAGTCGGTCCTTCGATTACAACTATAGAAGATCTTATAGTCCTAGAAA TAGACCGACTGGAAGACCACGGCGTAGCAGAAGCCATTCCGACAATGATAG ACCAAACTGCAGCTGGAATACCCAGTACAGTTCTGCTTACTACACTTCAAGAAAGATCTGA
- the SRSF10 gene encoding serine/arginine-rich splicing factor 10 isoform X1, with product MSRYLRPPNTSLFVRNVADDTRSEDLRREFGRYGPIVDVYVPLDFYTRRPRGFAYVQFEDVRDAEDALHNLDRKWICGRQIEIQFAQGDRKTPNQMKAKEGRNVYSSSRYDDYDRYRRSRSRSYDRRRSRSRSFDYNYRRSYSPRNSRPTGRPRRSRSHSDNDRFKHRNRSFSRSKSNSRSRSKSQPKKEMKAKSRSRSASHTKTRGTSKTDSKTHYKSGSRYEKESRKKEPPRSKSQSRSQSRSRSKSRSRSWTSPKSSGH from the exons ATGTCCCGGTACCTGCGCCCCCCCAACACGTCTCTCTTCGTGAGGAACGTGGCCGACGATACCAG GTCTGAAGACTTACGTCGGGAATTTGGTCGTTATGGTCCTATAGTTGATGTGTATGTTCCACTTGATTTCTACACTCGTCGTCCAAGAGGATTTGCATATGTTCA ATTTGAGGATGTTCGTGATGCCGAAGATGCTTTACATAATTTGGACAGAAAGTGGATTTGTGGACGCCAGATTGAAATACAGTTTGCACAGGGGGATCGAAAGA CTCCAAATCAGATGAAAGCCAAGGAAGGGAGGAATGTGTATAGTTCTTCACGCTATGATGATTATGACAGATACAGACGTTCTAGAAGCCGAAGTTATGACAGAAGAAGATCAAGAAGTCGGTCCTTCGATTACAACTATAGAAGATCTTATAGTCCTAGAAA CAGTAGACCGACTGGAAGACCACGGCGTAGCAGAAGCCATTCCGACAATGATAG ATTCAAACACCGAAATCGATCTTTTTCAAGATCTAAATCCAATTCAAGATCACGGTCCAAGTCCCAGcccaagaaagaaatgaaggcTAAATCACGTTCTAGGTCTGCATCTCACACCAAAACTAGAGGCACCTCTAAAACAGATTCCAAAACACATTATAAGTCTGGCTCAAGATATGAAAAGGaatcaaggaaaaaagaaccaCCTAGATCCAAATCTCAGTCAAGATCACAGTCTAGGTCTAGGTCAAAATCTAGGTCAAGGTCTTGGACTAGTCCTAAGTCCAGTGGCCACTGA